A single genomic interval of Methanomassiliicoccus sp. harbors:
- a CDS encoding iron chelate uptake ABC transporter family permease subunit: MSATEIAELQRSKMARWSLILVGLLLALFVTIIVCLSVGVINIPFDQVISVLMGGGTDRDRQVIINLRLPRILLAAIVGASLAVAGATMQGLFRNPMASPSVIGISSGAAFGASLAIVLGVSWASGAFAIPAMAFVFSFITLFLVYTISRNRSGYVPVETLLLAGIAIGSLFSALVSAMQYFAGEKLSGVVFWLMGGLNDATWEQVVISLPAVILGCGVITLLARDLNAMMVGEEQAGNLGINVNSTRLILLLASSLVTAMAVSVSGVIGFVGLIIPHVVRILVGPDHRILLPASIVGGALFLIWTDTLARTVIAPAELPVGIITSLLGAPFFIYLLMARKKSMGW; encoded by the coding sequence ATGTCAGCAACCGAGATCGCTGAACTGCAGAGGAGCAAGATGGCTCGCTGGAGTCTCATCCTGGTAGGGCTGTTGCTGGCACTCTTCGTTACCATCATCGTATGCCTGAGCGTCGGGGTGATCAACATTCCCTTCGACCAGGTAATCTCTGTACTGATGGGCGGGGGAACGGACCGCGACCGGCAGGTCATCATCAACCTGCGGCTGCCGAGGATCCTCCTGGCGGCCATCGTCGGAGCCTCGTTAGCGGTCGCCGGGGCCACCATGCAAGGCCTGTTCCGCAACCCCATGGCCTCGCCCTCGGTCATCGGCATATCGTCGGGTGCGGCTTTCGGTGCCTCCCTGGCCATAGTGCTCGGAGTATCGTGGGCCAGCGGGGCCTTCGCTATCCCGGCCATGGCCTTCGTCTTCTCCTTCATCACCTTATTCCTGGTGTACACCATCTCCAGGAATCGCAGCGGGTACGTGCCGGTGGAAACGCTGTTGCTGGCAGGCATAGCAATCGGTTCGCTGTTCAGCGCCTTGGTCTCAGCGATGCAGTACTTCGCTGGGGAGAAACTGTCCGGAGTGGTCTTTTGGCTAATGGGGGGCCTCAATGACGCGACCTGGGAACAAGTGGTAATATCGCTACCCGCGGTCATTCTGGGTTGCGGGGTGATCACCCTCTTGGCCCGGGACCTCAATGCCATGATGGTCGGTGAAGAACAAGCCGGGAACCTGGGCATCAACGTCAACAGCACCCGCCTGATCCTCCTGCTGGCCTCCTCGCTGGTCACCGCCATGGCAGTCTCAGTGTCCGGAGTCATCGGCTTCGTCGGGCTGATAATCCCGCATGTGGTCCGCATCCTGGTGGGACCGGACCACCGCATCCTGCTGCCTGCGTCCATCGTCGGTGGAGCGTTGTTCCTCATCTGGACGGACACCCTGGCTCGTACTGTGATCGCCCCGGCCGAGCTGCCGGTGGGCATAATAACCTCGTTGTTGGGAGCGCCGTTCTTCATCTACCTGTTGATGGCCCGCAAGAAGTCCATGGGGTGGTAA
- a CDS encoding ABC transporter ATP-binding protein, translating to MGFSYGSKDVLTAIDLDAKEGEIIGILGPNGSGKTTLLKCLNRSLSPKAGTVLIDDRDYRDMTRREIATRMGTVPQSANVNFPFTALDIVLMGRTPALKRFESESKQDLEIVQEAMEMTNTEHLAGRPMDQLSGGERQRVIIARALAQKPRIMLLDEPTLHLDVNHQLDILDLITGLARSEKLIVIFVTHDLALAARYCDKLVLMQKGRVVAAGDVMDALTPANLRRVFGIEASVYFDERIGAHSVAIIRSCRGETEE from the coding sequence GTGGGCTTCAGCTATGGGAGCAAGGACGTGCTCACCGCCATCGACCTCGATGCCAAGGAGGGGGAGATCATCGGTATCCTCGGTCCCAACGGCTCGGGGAAGACCACCCTTCTCAAGTGCCTGAACCGCTCTCTATCGCCCAAAGCAGGCACGGTACTCATCGACGACCGCGATTACCGTGACATGACCCGACGGGAGATCGCCACCCGCATGGGAACGGTGCCCCAGAGCGCCAACGTCAACTTTCCATTCACCGCCCTGGACATTGTCCTCATGGGCCGCACTCCCGCCCTTAAGCGTTTCGAGTCAGAGTCCAAGCAGGACCTGGAGATCGTCCAGGAAGCAATGGAAATGACCAACACCGAGCACCTCGCCGGTCGACCTATGGACCAGCTGAGCGGGGGAGAGCGGCAGCGGGTGATCATCGCCAGGGCTTTGGCCCAGAAGCCCCGCATCATGCTTCTCGACGAACCGACCCTGCACCTCGATGTCAACCACCAGCTCGACATCCTGGATCTGATCACCGGGCTGGCCCGGTCGGAGAAGCTCATCGTCATCTTTGTAACCCATGACCTCGCCCTCGCCGCCAGGTACTGCGACAAGCTCGTTCTCATGCAGAAAGGTCGGGTCGTCGCCGCCGGGGACGTCATGGACGCCCTGACCCCGGCCAACCTTCGCCGGGTGTTCGGCATAGAGGCCTCAGTTTATTTTGATGAGCGTATCGGGGCTCACAGCGTGGCGATCATCCGGTCGTGCCGCGGAGAGACCGAGGAATAG